Proteins found in one Acipenser ruthenus chromosome 18, fAciRut3.2 maternal haplotype, whole genome shotgun sequence genomic segment:
- the LOC117421463 gene encoding YTH domain-containing family protein 1-like — translation MSASIDPQRPKGQENKVQNGSLHQKDTVHDNDFEPYLTGQSNQSNSYPSMTDPYLPSYYAPSIGFPYSLSEAPWSTGGDPPIPYLTTYGQLSNGDHHFMHDAVFGQPGGLGSNIYQHRFNFFPENPAFSAWGTSGSQGQQTQSSAYGSSYSYPPSSLGGTLVDGQTGFHNDTLNKAPGMNSIEQGMVGLKIGADVTASAVKTVGSVINSTGISGAVTGNGNAKLGMSVPKPTSWAAIASKPAKPQPKIKTKSGVPMVGGALPPPPIKHNMDIGTWDNKGQVTRVPTPQQQLAMSPQSAAQQMQQQMQPVSTQPQHQIPPQQYQSMQPQNRWVAPRNRNAGYGGQGGSTDSNSTSNASSGNAISGAESHPVLEKLRAAHSYNPKDFDWNMKNGRVFIIKSYSEDDIHRSIKYSIWCSTEHGNKRLDSAFRTMNSKGPVYLLFSVNGSGHFCGVAEMRSPVDYGTSAGVWSQDKWKGKFDVKWLFVKDVPNSQLRHIRLENNDNKPVTNSRDTQEVPLEKAKQVLKIIATYKHTTSIFDDFSHYEKRQEEEEVVRKNFEPAPIQNRSRLDQDHQNGSKQ, via the exons ATGTCTGCAAGTATTGACCCTCAG AGACCAAAAGGACAAGAAAATAAAG tgCAAAATGGTTCACTTCATCAGaaggacacagttcatgacaATGATTTTGAACCATACCTCACCGGTCAGTCTAATCAG agcAACAGCTATCCATCCATGACAGATCCCTATTTGCCCAGTTATTACGCCCCTTCCATCGGATTCCCCTACTCCCTTAGTGAAGCGCCCTGGTCGACGGGTGGAGATCCTCCCATTCCTTACTTGACTACCTATGGACAGCTAAGTAATGGAGACCACCATTTTATGCACGATGCTGTTTTCGGCCAGCCTGGGGGACTTGGAAGCAATATTTATCAACATAGGTTTAACTTTTTCCCTGAAAACCCAGCCTTTTCAGCGTGGGGAACTAGCGGCTCTCAGGGACAGCAGACTCAGAGCTCAGCTTATGGCAGCAGCTACAGCTACCCTCCAAGTTCCTTGGGTGGGACGTTGGTGGATGGACAGACAGGCTTTCATAACGACACTTTGAATAAAGCCCCAGGTATGAACAGCATTGAGCAAGGCATGGTGGGACTTAAGATCGGGGCTGATGTGACGGCGTCTGCTGTGAAAACGGTAGGCTCTGTCATCAACAGTACAGGGATTAGTGGTGCAGTGACAGGGAACGGCAATGCCAAGCTTGGCATGTCTGTGCCCAAGCCCACCTCCTGGGCTGCCATTGCTAGCAAACCAGCCAAGCCGCAACCAAAAATTAAGACCAAGTCTGGGGTGCCAATGGTAGGGGGGGCTTTGCCTCCACCGCCCATAAAACACAACATGGACATCGGCACTTGGGATAACAAAGGCCAAGTGACTAGAGTCCCTACTCCACAGCAGCAGCTGGCCATGTCACCTCAATCTGCAGCCCAGCAAATGCAGCAGCAAATGCAGCCTGTTTCTACACAGCCCCAGCACCAGATCCCACCTCAGCAGTACCAGAGCATGCAGCCCCAAAACCGCTGGGTAGCTCCGCGGAATAGGAATGCTGGCTACGGCGGCCAGGGTGGCAGCACCGACAGCAACTCTACCAGCAATGCCTCCTCGGGCAACGCCATCTCTGGTGCCGAGTCCCACCCTGTGCTGGAAAAGCTGCGAGCTGCTCACAGCTACAACCCCAAGGACTTTGACTGGAACATGAAGAACGGCCGGGTGTTTATCATCAAGAGCTACTCTGAGGACGACATTCACCGCTCCATCAAGTACTCCATCTGGTGCAGCACCGAACATGGGAACAAGCGCCTGGACAGCGCCTTCCGCACCATGAACAGCAAAGGTCCCGTCTATCTGCTGTTCAGCGTCAACGGCAGCGGACACTTCTGCGGTGTGGCCGAGATGCGCTCCCCTGTGGACTACGGCACGAGCGCTGGCGTCTGGTCTCAGGACAAGTGGAAAGGCAAGTTCGACGTCAAGTGGCTCTTTGTCAAGGATGTTCCCAACAGTCAGCTCCGGCACATCCGCCTGGAGAACAATGACAACAAACCGGTCACTAACTCTCGAGACACGCAGGAGGTGCCCTTGGAGAAAGCCAAGCAGGTGCTTAAAATTATCGCAACCTACAAGCATACCACCTCAATCTTTGATGACTTTTCACACTACGAGAAACGGCAGGAGGAAGAGGAAGTTGTTCGCAAG AACTTTGAGCCTGCTCCGATCCAGAACCGTTCCAGATTGGATCAG gaTCACCAAAATGGAAGCAAACAGTAG
- the LOC131696792 gene encoding baculoviral IAP repeat-containing protein 7-like isoform X1, whose amino-acid sequence MSAGITSSDASANPNMLDNTSLYGYMSVEPRMRSEQDRLRTFHAWPSDAPVSSAELAKAGFFFLGPGDKVQCFCCGGILRQWVRGDCPWNEHVRHFPTCSFILSRNVGNIPHVITQGSSDSVDGQLLSQLQRMTVEEVSGGQPVYPEMETEQSRVTTFHTWPPHAPVQPQILARAGFFYTGLSDNVKCFYCDGGLRNWESGDDPWQEHAKWFPRCEFLLQARGRDYINNIQESYFNTGGPGSGSLSSGAGEITSGRDVVGNQDLSPLLQSPAIQTVLQMGFDHSLVESLVQTKYLLTGNRYTSVSDLVSDILQAEEEDRHRSDQARETSESPRQSTSAGEARETQQSEEKAGDRSPEEQLRQLQEERTCKVCMDKVVSIVFIPCGHLVVCSDCAASLSNCPICRAVIRGSVRAFMS is encoded by the exons ATGTCTGCAGGAATAACCTCGAGCGACGCTTCTGCAAACCCGAATATGCTGGATAACACGAGTTTATACGGGTACATGTCGGTGGAGCCCAGGATGAGAAGTGAGCAGGACAGACTGAGGACTTTCCACGCCTGGCCCAGCGATGCTCCTGTCTCCTCTGCTGAGCTGGCCAAGGCTGGGTTTTTCTTCCTGGGACCTGGGGATAAGGTGCAGTGCTTTTGCTGCGGTGGGATTCTTAGGCAGTGGGTCAGAGGAGACTGTCCCTGGAATGAGCACGTGAGACACTTCCCGACATGCAGCTTTATTCTCAGCAGAAACGTGGGGAATATTCCGCATGTTATCACCCAGGGCTCATCAGATTCTGTGGATGGACAACTCCTTAGCCAGCTGCAGAGAATGACGGTGGAGGAGGTCTCTGGAGGACAGCCCGTGTACCCTGAAATGGAAACCGAGCAATCTCGCGTGACAACCTTCCACACCTGGCCGCCCCACGCACCAGTACAGCCGCAGATTCTAGCGAGAGCAGGATTCTTTTACACGG GTCTGAGTGACAATGTGAAATGCTTCTATTGCGATGGGGGGCTCCGGAACTGGGAATCAGGAGACGATCCTTGGCAAGAGCATGCAAAATGGTTTCCACG CTGCGAATTTCTTCTGCAAGCAAGAGGAAGAGATTATATCAACAATATCCAGGAGTCGTACTTCAATACCGGAGGACCAGGG agtgGCTCTCTCTCATCTGGGGCTGGAGAGATCACTTCAGGACGAG ATGTGGTTGGTAATCAGGACTTGTCCCCCCTGCTGCAGTCTCCAGCGATTCAGACTGTGTTACAGATGGGGTTTGATCACAGTCTGGTGGAGAGTTTAGTTCAGACCAAGTACCTGCTCACTGGCAATCGGTATACCTCAGTGTCTGACCTAGTGTCTGATATACTGCAAGCTGAAGAAGAGGACAGGCACAGATCTGACCAGGCGAGAG AGACAAGCGAGAGCCCCAGACAAAGTACAAGTGCAGGAGAAGCGAGGGAAACCCAGCAATCTGAAGAGAAAG CGGGGGACCGGAGCCCGGAGGAGCAGTTACGTCAGCTGCAGGAGGAGCGCACCTGCAAGGTATGCATGGACAAGGTGGTGTCCATCGTCTTCATACCCTGCGGGCACCTGGTGGTGTGCTCCGACTGCGCTGCCAGTCTGAGTAACTGCCCCATCTGCCGTGCTGTCATCAGGGGCAGCGTGCGGGCGTTTATGTCCTAA
- the LOC131696792 gene encoding baculoviral IAP repeat-containing protein 7-B-like isoform X2 — translation MSAGITSSDASANPNMLDNTSLYGYMSVEPRMRSEQDRLRTFHAWPSDAPVSSAELAKAGFFFLGPGDKVQCFCCGGILRQWVRGDCPWNEHVRHFPTCSFILSRNVGNIPHVITQGSSDSVDGQLLSQLQRMTVEEVSGGQPVYPEMETEQSRVTTFHTWPPHAPVQPQILARAGFFYTGLSDNVKCFYCDGGLRNWESGDDPWQEHAKWFPRCEFLLQARGRDYINNIQESYFNTGGPGSGSLSSGAGEITSGRETSESPRQSTSAGEARETQQSEEKAGDRSPEEQLRQLQEERTCKVCMDKVVSIVFIPCGHLVVCSDCAASLSNCPICRAVIRGSVRAFMS, via the exons ATGTCTGCAGGAATAACCTCGAGCGACGCTTCTGCAAACCCGAATATGCTGGATAACACGAGTTTATACGGGTACATGTCGGTGGAGCCCAGGATGAGAAGTGAGCAGGACAGACTGAGGACTTTCCACGCCTGGCCCAGCGATGCTCCTGTCTCCTCTGCTGAGCTGGCCAAGGCTGGGTTTTTCTTCCTGGGACCTGGGGATAAGGTGCAGTGCTTTTGCTGCGGTGGGATTCTTAGGCAGTGGGTCAGAGGAGACTGTCCCTGGAATGAGCACGTGAGACACTTCCCGACATGCAGCTTTATTCTCAGCAGAAACGTGGGGAATATTCCGCATGTTATCACCCAGGGCTCATCAGATTCTGTGGATGGACAACTCCTTAGCCAGCTGCAGAGAATGACGGTGGAGGAGGTCTCTGGAGGACAGCCCGTGTACCCTGAAATGGAAACCGAGCAATCTCGCGTGACAACCTTCCACACCTGGCCGCCCCACGCACCAGTACAGCCGCAGATTCTAGCGAGAGCAGGATTCTTTTACACGG GTCTGAGTGACAATGTGAAATGCTTCTATTGCGATGGGGGGCTCCGGAACTGGGAATCAGGAGACGATCCTTGGCAAGAGCATGCAAAATGGTTTCCACG CTGCGAATTTCTTCTGCAAGCAAGAGGAAGAGATTATATCAACAATATCCAGGAGTCGTACTTCAATACCGGAGGACCAGGG agtgGCTCTCTCTCATCTGGGGCTGGAGAGATCACTTCAGGACGAG AGACAAGCGAGAGCCCCAGACAAAGTACAAGTGCAGGAGAAGCGAGGGAAACCCAGCAATCTGAAGAGAAAG CGGGGGACCGGAGCCCGGAGGAGCAGTTACGTCAGCTGCAGGAGGAGCGCACCTGCAAGGTATGCATGGACAAGGTGGTGTCCATCGTCTTCATACCCTGCGGGCACCTGGTGGTGTGCTCCGACTGCGCTGCCAGTCTGAGTAACTGCCCCATCTGCCGTGCTGTCATCAGGGGCAGCGTGCGGGCGTTTATGTCCTAA